The Pseudophaeobacter arcticus DSM 23566 genome includes a region encoding these proteins:
- the gltX gene encoding glutamate--tRNA ligase, with protein sequence MSKPVVTRFAPSPTGYLHIGGARTALFNWLFARGRGGKFLLRIEDTDRARSTPEATAAILQGMNWLGLDHDGEIVSQFEGAKRHAEVAEQLLAEGKAYKCFATQDEIAAFRDAAKTEGKSTLYRSPWRDANAESHPDAPYVIRIKAPQEGVTVIQDQVQGDVTIQNNQLDDMILLRSDGTPVYMLAVVVDDHDMGVTHVIRGDDHLNNAARQMVIYDAMGWDIPVWAHIPLIHGADGKKLSKRHGALGAQEYQAMGYSAAGMRNYLARLGWSHGDDEFFTDAQAQEWFGLAAIGKSPARFDTKKLENLSGQHIAVSDDAALRQEIQEYLIAAGKTPLDDVKSANLERAMYCLKDRAKTFPDLLEKAHFVLTSRPVEPDEKAAKALANVSDGILAQLTPQLQSVSWTRDDLEALFNTFAEAHDTKFGKLAAPLRAVLAGRAATPSVFDMMLILGREETMARLNDATGYPCP encoded by the coding sequence ATGTCCAAACCCGTCGTCACACGCTTCGCCCCCTCTCCTACAGGCTATTTGCACATTGGTGGCGCCCGTACCGCCCTGTTTAACTGGCTTTTTGCGCGCGGCCGCGGTGGCAAGTTTCTTTTGCGTATCGAAGACACCGATCGTGCGCGCTCCACGCCCGAGGCAACGGCCGCTATCTTGCAAGGCATGAACTGGCTGGGTCTGGATCATGACGGCGAAATTGTCAGCCAGTTTGAAGGCGCTAAACGCCATGCCGAGGTCGCAGAACAGCTGCTGGCCGAGGGTAAGGCCTATAAATGTTTCGCCACCCAGGACGAAATTGCAGCTTTTCGGGATGCCGCAAAAACTGAGGGAAAATCAACGCTCTATCGCTCCCCCTGGCGGGACGCCAACGCCGAGAGCCACCCGGATGCCCCCTATGTGATCCGCATCAAGGCCCCGCAGGAGGGGGTCACGGTGATCCAGGATCAGGTGCAGGGCGATGTCACGATTCAGAACAACCAGCTGGATGACATGATTCTGCTGCGCTCAGACGGCACGCCGGTCTACATGCTGGCGGTGGTGGTTGATGATCACGATATGGGCGTGACCCATGTGATCCGGGGCGACGATCATTTGAACAATGCAGCCCGCCAGATGGTGATCTATGATGCGATGGGCTGGGATATTCCGGTCTGGGCCCATATTCCACTGATCCACGGGGCGGATGGCAAAAAGCTCTCCAAACGCCATGGCGCGCTTGGCGCCCAGGAATATCAGGCCATGGGCTACAGCGCTGCGGGGATGCGGAACTATCTGGCCCGCCTGGGCTGGAGCCATGGTGATGACGAATTTTTCACTGATGCCCAGGCACAGGAGTGGTTCGGGCTTGCGGCCATTGGCAAAAGCCCGGCCCGATTTGACACAAAAAAGCTGGAGAACCTGTCGGGACAACATATTGCTGTTAGCGATGACGCTGCACTGCGGCAAGAAATTCAGGAATACTTGATCGCTGCTGGAAAAACACCGCTAGATGACGTAAAGTCAGCAAATCTTGAACGTGCGATGTATTGCCTCAAGGACCGGGCCAAAACTTTCCCTGACCTGCTTGAAAAAGCTCATTTTGTTCTGACATCCCGGCCAGTTGAACCAGATGAAAAAGCCGCCAAGGCACTGGCAAATGTATCCGACGGTATACTGGCTCAATTGACGCCGCAGTTGCAAAGTGTTAGCTGGACCCGTGACGATCTTGAGGCGCTTTTCAATACATTTGCAGAAGCCCATGACACCAAGTTCGGCAAACTGGCCGCCCCCCTGCGGGCCGTGTTGGCCGGTCGCGCCGCAACACCGTCGGTGTTTGACATGATGCTGATCCTGGGCCGCGAAGAAACAATGGCCCGGCTCAACGACGCCACAGGCTACCCCTGTCCTTAA